One Jeotgalibaca porci genomic region harbors:
- a CDS encoding aldehyde dehydrogenase family protein, whose protein sequence is MIEEVQLLQRERSRHIGAEGLEHRLYALSQIKRLLTEHEEEWLAALKADLHKHPVEAYASEISVLLNEIAHIEKMLPSWLKPLSKERRLLSGRDKVVTVRKPYGSVLVIAPWNYPLQLALMPAIGALAGGNGVVLKPSESAPATSQLLQQLVPAYFPKKVFHVVTGDRDVGEKLTSLQWDFIFFTGSPETGQKVYEAAARHLTPVLLELGGKNPCIIEQSGLSKTAIKKIIWGKFLNAGQSCIAPDTVYVPREQLETVLEMMKEQISAFYGENPLLSESYGRIVHKDHYDKIMTFMADGRVYYGGDASADDGYIGPTLLVDVIPGSPICTEEIFGPVLPVVPYDSVADVIQTLQTSPVPLCTYIFSNNLETQSKIADEVQSGAVSINEVMLHAVNPFLAFGGNGKSGLGKYHGEASFEAFTHPRPVYSKQTPFLLSKQFPPYSKAVLLALRKLRRKIF, encoded by the coding sequence GTGATTGAAGAAGTCCAATTACTACAACGCGAACGCAGTCGTCACATTGGTGCGGAAGGTCTGGAGCATCGGCTTTATGCCCTTTCGCAAATCAAACGCCTTTTAACCGAACATGAAGAAGAGTGGTTGGCGGCCTTGAAAGCCGACCTCCACAAACATCCCGTAGAAGCCTATGCTTCTGAAATCAGTGTTTTGTTAAATGAAATTGCCCATATCGAAAAAATGCTGCCTTCCTGGTTGAAGCCTCTTTCCAAAGAGAGACGCTTACTGTCTGGAAGAGACAAAGTTGTGACGGTAAGAAAACCATATGGGAGCGTCTTAGTAATAGCTCCTTGGAATTATCCGCTCCAACTTGCTTTGATGCCAGCAATTGGCGCGCTTGCTGGCGGAAACGGCGTGGTCTTAAAACCATCCGAATCGGCTCCAGCAACGAGTCAGCTCTTACAGCAGCTAGTCCCTGCTTATTTCCCCAAAAAAGTCTTTCATGTTGTTACCGGTGACCGCGATGTTGGGGAAAAGCTGACTTCTTTACAATGGGACTTTATCTTTTTCACTGGGAGTCCTGAGACAGGTCAAAAAGTATATGAAGCCGCTGCACGCCATTTAACGCCTGTTCTATTGGAATTAGGCGGGAAAAACCCGTGTATTATCGAGCAGTCGGGGCTTTCGAAAACTGCTATCAAAAAAATAATCTGGGGTAAATTCTTGAATGCTGGTCAGAGTTGTATTGCTCCGGATACGGTGTATGTTCCCCGTGAACAACTGGAAACTGTTCTGGAAATGATGAAAGAACAAATCAGCGCTTTTTACGGAGAAAATCCCCTGCTTTCAGAGAGTTACGGCCGCATCGTTCATAAAGATCACTATGACAAGATTATGACGTTTATGGCTGATGGTCGCGTTTATTACGGCGGTGACGCTTCAGCCGATGATGGATACATCGGCCCCACCTTACTGGTAGATGTGATTCCGGGGAGTCCGATTTGTACAGAGGAAATATTTGGTCCTGTTTTACCTGTTGTACCCTATGATTCAGTTGCAGATGTGATACAAACGTTGCAGACTTCGCCCGTTCCGCTTTGTACGTACATCTTCAGCAATAACCTAGAAACGCAGAGTAAAATAGCCGACGAGGTTCAAAGTGGTGCTGTCAGTATCAATGAAGTTATGTTGCACGCGGTGAATCCGTTCTTAGCTTTTGGCGGAAATGGCAAAAGTGGATTAGGGAAATACCATGGAGAAGCGAGCTTCGAAGCCTTTACACATCCACGGCCCGTTTATTCCAAACAAACACCCTTTCTACTGTCCAAACAATTTCCACCTTATTCAAAAGCAGTCTTATTAGCCTTAAGAAAATTACGCAGAAAAATTTTCTAA